One window of the Runella slithyformis DSM 19594 genome contains the following:
- a CDS encoding histidine phosphatase family protein, whose protein sequence is MEAADRRRVPFLLMLTLCMGLGWVACQREDPALPLQAIGFDGKTAIIIPSGKLSIKFNQRVTWQISAGTATQDARDSLIYMAANSVGRQQITVKSQRNANDSMVINVITTPRAEVFRPLQKGGYVLVFRHAAADVGVDQAGSAEFNWWQSCDSKLARQLNDQGKKDAVDIGKAFKNVQIPVGKLFSSEYCRCYTTANLMDLGVTVQQAKELTYYVYDEAKRYENTMKLVDSQIIDAKNTVIVGHTGFSGTLPSPAPLSSLNWGDAAVFQLVAGQPARYVATIRVAEWTALAP, encoded by the coding sequence ATGGAAGCTGCTGATCGTCGACGCGTTCCGTTTTTATTGATGCTGACACTGTGCATGGGCCTCGGATGGGTCGCCTGCCAGAGAGAGGACCCCGCCCTGCCTTTGCAGGCGATAGGCTTTGACGGAAAAACGGCTATTATTATACCTTCGGGCAAACTGAGTATAAAATTCAATCAACGCGTTACATGGCAAATTTCGGCCGGAACAGCCACGCAGGATGCCCGCGATTCGCTGATCTACATGGCTGCCAACTCGGTAGGCAGGCAACAGATAACGGTTAAAAGCCAACGCAACGCCAACGATAGCATGGTAATCAACGTCATCACCACACCGCGCGCCGAAGTGTTTCGACCGTTGCAAAAGGGAGGGTACGTGTTGGTGTTTCGTCATGCAGCCGCAGATGTGGGCGTTGACCAAGCCGGTTCTGCCGAGTTCAACTGGTGGCAATCGTGTGATTCAAAACTGGCCCGACAGCTTAATGACCAGGGTAAAAAAGACGCGGTGGATATTGGGAAAGCATTCAAAAATGTACAAATCCCCGTGGGTAAGCTTTTTTCCAGTGAATATTGTCGATGTTATACCACGGCCAACCTGATGGATTTGGGAGTGACCGTGCAACAGGCGAAGGAGTTGACCTACTATGTTTACGATGAGGCAAAGCGTTACGAAAACACGATGAAGCTGGTTGACAGTCAAATCATTGATGCAAAAAATACCGTAATTGTAGGCCATACGGGATTTTCCGGGACGCTGCCTTCGCCGGCACCGTTGTCGAGCCTTAATTGGGGAGACGCCGCCGTGTTTCAGCTGGTGGCAGGTCAGCCGGCACGCTATGTAGCCACCATAAGAGTAGCCGAATGGACCGCATTAGCCCCTTAG
- the murA gene encoding UDP-N-acetylglucosamine 1-carboxyvinyltransferase, with translation MASFKIAGGRQMKGEITPQGAKNEALQILCAVLLTKEPVTIHNIPNIRDVNQLIDLLGDLGVKRTRLNNSSIRFEASDVHLEFMETDMYRQKAAALRGSVMLLGPMLARFKKGRIPRPGGDKIGRRRLDTHFLGFERLGARFDYDPNDGGFYQVDASGLHGTYMLLDEASVTGTANILMAAVMAEGTTTIYNAACEPYLQQLCKMLNRMGAKISGVGSNLLTIEGVASLNGTEHTMLPDMIEIGSFIGLAAMTKSELTIKNCSIPDLGVIPGVFQKLGIQMEFRGDDIFIPSQERYEVESFIDGSMLVVADAPWPGFTPDLLSIVLVTAIQAKGTVLIHQKMFESRLFFVDKLIEMGAQIILCDPHRATVVGLNRATQLRGIRMTSPDIRAGVSLLIAAMSAQGVSIIDNIEQIDRGYQNIDTRLNAIGAEIVRL, from the coding sequence ATGGCTTCATTCAAAATAGCAGGTGGTCGTCAGATGAAAGGTGAAATTACACCGCAAGGCGCCAAAAACGAAGCACTTCAAATACTTTGTGCGGTGTTGTTGACGAAAGAACCTGTTACGATTCATAATATTCCCAATATTCGCGATGTAAACCAACTCATTGACCTTTTGGGTGATCTGGGCGTAAAACGCACGCGTTTAAATAACAGTTCCATTCGATTCGAAGCCTCCGATGTGCATCTCGAATTTATGGAAACCGACATGTACCGCCAAAAAGCGGCGGCCCTGAGGGGTTCGGTCATGCTGTTGGGGCCCATGTTGGCACGTTTCAAAAAAGGCCGTATCCCGCGTCCGGGCGGTGATAAGATCGGGCGTCGGAGATTGGATACCCACTTTTTGGGATTTGAGCGTTTGGGGGCCAGGTTTGACTATGACCCCAACGACGGCGGTTTTTATCAGGTAGACGCCAGCGGTCTGCACGGCACTTACATGCTCCTTGATGAAGCTTCCGTAACCGGCACAGCCAACATTCTGATGGCGGCGGTGATGGCCGAAGGTACCACAACTATCTATAACGCGGCCTGTGAGCCATACCTGCAGCAACTTTGCAAAATGCTCAACCGCATGGGGGCCAAGATCAGCGGCGTGGGATCAAACCTTCTGACGATCGAGGGTGTTGCCTCTCTGAACGGTACCGAGCATACCATGTTACCGGATATGATCGAAATCGGTTCGTTTATCGGTTTGGCGGCCATGACAAAGAGTGAGTTGACCATCAAAAACTGTTCAATCCCCGATTTAGGCGTCATTCCGGGCGTTTTTCAAAAGCTTGGGATTCAGATGGAATTTCGCGGCGACGATATTTTCATCCCTTCGCAGGAGCGGTATGAAGTGGAATCGTTTATCGACGGCTCCATGCTTGTAGTAGCGGATGCGCCTTGGCCGGGTTTTACCCCGGATTTGCTGAGTATCGTACTGGTAACGGCCATTCAGGCTAAAGGAACGGTATTGATCCACCAAAAAATGTTTGAAAGCCGGCTGTTCTTTGTCGATAAGCTCATTGAGATGGGGGCCCAGATCATTCTGTGCGACCCGCACCGCGCCACCGTTGTGGGCCTGAACCGTGCCACACAGCTCCGGGGCATTCGCATGACTTCGCCGGATATTCGGGCGGGAGTATCACTGCTGATTGCAGCCATGTCGGCGCAGGGGGTAAGTATCATTGATAATATTGAACAGATAGACCGAGGGTACCAGAATATTGATACGCGCCTGAATGCCATCGGAGCGGAGATCGTGCGATTATAA
- a CDS encoding pseudouridine synthase, translating into MTPASHRYFIVNKPYDMHSQFTGVEGRPMLGELDYPFPEGTHCIGRLDHNSEGLLILTTNKKITRLLFKSETPHQRTYLLQVYRKVQPETLQKLEKGVEIRVKDNKLYKTAPCRVKIIDKPENLFQSGWEYPDSIPHTWLLMTLTEGKFRQIRKMMTVVKHRCLRLIRLSIENLTLDALQPGEVREISERDFFEKVFGVRVE; encoded by the coding sequence ATGACTCCCGCTTCGCATCGTTATTTTATTGTCAACAAGCCCTACGACATGCACTCTCAGTTTACGGGGGTGGAAGGGCGGCCCATGCTGGGCGAATTAGACTACCCATTTCCGGAAGGCACGCACTGCATCGGGCGCCTTGATCACAATTCTGAAGGGTTATTGATCCTGACGACCAACAAAAAAATTACCCGCCTGCTTTTCAAGAGCGAAACACCGCACCAACGCACCTACCTATTGCAGGTCTATCGAAAAGTTCAACCTGAGACCTTACAAAAACTGGAAAAAGGGGTAGAGATTCGGGTCAAGGACAACAAACTTTACAAAACCGCTCCCTGTCGGGTAAAAATCATTGATAAGCCTGAAAACCTCTTTCAAAGCGGTTGGGAATATCCCGACAGCATCCCCCACACTTGGCTGTTGATGACCCTCACCGAAGGTAAATTTCGACAGATCCGGAAAATGATGACCGTGGTTAAGCACCGTTGTCTGCGTCTGATCAGGCTTTCCATCGAAAACTTAACCCTCGACGCCCTCCAACCCGGTGAAGTAAGAGAAATTTCGGAAAGGGACTTTTTTGAAAAGGTTTTCGGGGTACGAGTTGAATGA
- a CDS encoding DUF4142 domain-containing protein, which translates to MKTTIKPWMALLLAGGVIACDPSGHNSNNQYQEGENKSTESDLVTKVRTDDGIERNEEAVKRGDIHTADANFLSDAANRGILEVELGKLAIQKASSAPVKAFAQMMVNDHTKANNDLKALADQMKLRIPASLSDQNRMKIEAITKNDDKDFDREYIHAMVKNHRTTTEIFQSEAHDGYDSLIKAYASKTLPVLMHHREMAEKLSKAYGPPQTPTNDRTNQRVETGQNPKQKQ; encoded by the coding sequence ATGAAAACAACAATTAAACCATGGATGGCTCTTTTGCTGGCAGGAGGAGTCATCGCCTGCGATCCTTCCGGCCATAACTCCAATAATCAATACCAAGAGGGTGAGAACAAAAGTACCGAATCGGATTTGGTGACAAAAGTAAGAACCGACGACGGGATTGAACGAAATGAAGAAGCCGTAAAACGGGGCGATATCCACACCGCAGATGCCAATTTTCTCTCGGATGCCGCCAATCGAGGCATTCTGGAAGTGGAACTAGGGAAATTGGCGATCCAAAAGGCATCGTCAGCGCCGGTAAAAGCATTTGCCCAAATGATGGTCAATGACCATACAAAAGCCAACAATGACCTGAAAGCGCTGGCCGACCAAATGAAACTTCGGATTCCCGCGAGTCTGTCCGATCAAAACCGCATGAAAATAGAGGCAATCACCAAAAACGACGACAAGGACTTTGACCGCGAATACATACACGCCATGGTAAAAAACCACAGGACCACGACCGAGATCTTTCAGTCGGAAGCACACGACGGCTACGATTCGCTCATCAAAGCCTATGCGTCCAAAACATTGCCCGTTTTGATGCACCATCGGGAAATGGCCGAAAAACTCAGTAAAGCTTACGGCCCTCCTCAAACTCCCACGAACGACCGCACCAACCAACGCGTGGAAACCGGCCAAAATCCCAAACAGAAACAGTAA
- a CDS encoding MBL fold metallo-hydrolase produces the protein MKQSEDSKFIPMTSVSGGKGREVCPDVFYYTNQIVNLIMVGTPGSDAWVLIDAGMPASGAEILAVVEERFGRGVQPSAILLTHGHFDHVGSIVDLLKTWKVPVWAHPLELPYLTGMEAYPEPDTSVEGGLLAKISFLYPHEPIDIREAVQPLPADGSVPGLPGWKWIHTPGHSPGHVSFFRESDRTLLSGDAFITVRQDSLYKVLIQKEEVNGPPRYLTTDWTAAWTSVRTLEALRPEVVVPGHGTAMKGEELRTGLQKLVNEFDTLAIPEYGKFVESKDDI, from the coding sequence ATGAAACAAAGTGAAGACAGTAAATTTATTCCTATGACCTCGGTATCAGGGGGGAAAGGTCGCGAGGTATGCCCGGATGTGTTTTATTACACCAATCAAATTGTTAACCTGATCATGGTGGGAACGCCCGGCTCAGACGCGTGGGTGTTGATCGATGCCGGAATGCCTGCCTCAGGGGCGGAGATTTTGGCGGTGGTGGAAGAACGTTTTGGACGGGGAGTCCAACCTTCGGCCATTTTGCTTACCCACGGCCATTTTGACCATGTCGGCAGTATTGTAGACCTGCTCAAAACGTGGAAAGTGCCCGTTTGGGCGCACCCCCTCGAACTGCCCTATCTTACCGGAATGGAGGCGTATCCGGAGCCTGATACGTCCGTTGAAGGAGGGTTATTGGCCAAGATATCGTTCCTCTATCCGCATGAGCCGATCGATATCCGCGAGGCGGTTCAGCCGTTGCCGGCCGATGGCAGCGTGCCGGGCCTGCCCGGTTGGAAGTGGATTCATACGCCCGGACATTCTCCCGGTCACGTGTCTTTTTTTCGGGAGAGCGACCGCACCCTCCTCTCCGGCGATGCCTTCATTACGGTTCGTCAGGACTCTCTGTATAAAGTGCTGATTCAGAAAGAGGAGGTCAACGGGCCGCCAAGGTATCTGACCACGGACTGGACCGCCGCGTGGACGTCTGTCAGAACGTTGGAGGCACTTCGGCCGGAGGTTGTGGTGCCCGGGCATGGAACGGCCATGAAAGGAGAGGAACTGCGCACAGGTCTTCAAAAGCTTGTCAATGAATTTGACACGCTGGCTATTCCCGAATACGGAAAATTTGTGGAAAGCAAAGACGATATCTGA